A window of Oncorhynchus masou masou isolate Uvic2021 chromosome 19, UVic_Omas_1.1, whole genome shotgun sequence genomic DNA:
CAATAAAGAGTTGCATCCTAAGAGCCTCACATGTAAATGTACTCTGCTACTGCACCAGCAATTTATAATTAATTTCAATGCTGTGAATGTTGTCTGGGAGTCCATGAATTTAAATAACCACTTCTTGAAAAAAATATTGGGGTAAAATATATATTCTCCCCATGAGCATAATTAAGATTGAAGCAGAGAGCAGGGAAATGGTCATGGAGGGATCTAATGACCTTCCTTTGACTAAAGGTGCATCATTGAGTGACATCAGGTTAAGTGACAAATTGAGAGGTTTAGTACCTTGGCAACTTAGATTTTTAAGCACTGCGATTTCATTGTTAACTTAATGGTGTGATATTAATCTGATCAACATTCCTATTGGCACCTCTCTTAATACTCTGGTAGGAAGGACATTCTGTTAAATCTATTGAGAATAGAAGTTAAATGGAAGCTCATGTAAATGGGACAAGGTGTCTCTGTGGACCTGCTTTGATCTCAGCAAATCTATACCATATAAATAACTTTAAAATTAATTATGCATGCAGACTGGGATAGCAGTCCACTAATTCACTAGATTTGACTATCCCCGCTGGCTCTCATTTTGGTCACAATTTACTCCCTTTACACAGATGCTCCACATATCTAGTTTAATTTTAGCAAAAAAAATGGCATTCTTGCTATTAAAAGCTATTATGAATGCAAATAATGAAACACTTGAACAATTATGTATGGGAAAAAAGGCACCACAGTCATTTCATCAGATGACATAGTGTAGAACATTTCAGAGGGTATACTGGATACTCTAAATCAATTGGATAGAGAAAATTCCAAACCCAACATACTTTTTTATTTGGAACAGTCCGATAAAACAGGCAATATGAAGAAATAGtccataaagataatttttaAAAGGCTTTCTTTTTCTTAAAGTCAGGATGCAAAAAAAAGAGAAGAGTAAcaatataataatgataataaggTCACTGTAATCGAAGGTAGCTCTTGCAGAGTTCATGGTCCCTAATGTCCCCCCAGCCCCCATTCTTCACATGGGGCGCCACCCCCCCTGCCCCGTTAGCTGGCAGTCTCTTAGTGATCAGCAAGTTCTTGGGGAACAGCTGATTGCTGCTACTCTGAAGGATGTTCTCTATCTTGGACTTTTGGCTGGACGGCATGCACACAGACTTCTTGTGGTGCATTCCGCAGTCTCCGGCGTGGAAGACACGGGGCGCCTCGCTCACCATGACCTTCCAGTAGGAGGGCAAACAGGTCACGGTCAGGTGCTGCAAGGACCAATCCCAGTTGTAGTCGTCGTAGGTGCAGAAGGAATCAGTGCATTGGAGGAGCTTCTGGTAGGTCTCCCTGCTCAGAGCCATGCCCATGTTGTGCTCGGTGGACTTCCAGGCTTTCACCTCCACCTTGTTGGATTTGCTAGCGTAGCTGATGTGGCCATAGCTCCCCAGAGACAGGATGTCACAGTCTGGGCAATTCTCCCTCTTCAGGATTGACATCAGcttgaggaggtggaggaagtcCGGGGAGAGGAAGTGGTCCTCCTCTATAAGTAGCACCAAGCCCCGGTGGTCCTTCAGCGCCCGGACCCTGTCCCACACAAAGTGCAGCTTCCACCACCAGTGATGCTTGGTCTGGGAGAACTTGGCCTCGCGGTAGTGGCCGAATGAGTCAGGGTACTCTGCGTTGATGCAACCCAGCTTTAAGGCATCCATTTTGGGAATGTCTCTGGGGCAGTCCCTGGGGTCGTGGCCCGGGAACTCCTGGGGGTACAGCTGGATGCTGAAGGGGAAGAAGATCTGGAGGACCTGGCAGAAGTCAACCGAGGCCACCACTTGGTTGAGCTCGGGGGACCAGAAGTCATGGCTGAAGATGAGCAGGATGCTCTCCACGCCTCGGGCCTTCCTCAGACTCTCCACCAGCAGCCTCAGGTAGTCAGGTCTGTTGTGtacctgtaccaccaccaccagatcaTCCTTCTTCCTCACTGCTCTGAACCTCTCCTCGTGCCTCACCGTTTGGTCAAAGTTGAGCTGGAACACGATGGCACGGTAGACGAGGGTAGTGTTGTCCACATCCGGTTTCAACGTTTTCTCCTTCTCCAGTTGTTTTTCAGAGTGATTCTCCAGCTGCGTATCGTTGGCAGGTGCTACAGGTGCGATTGGTGGTACGATGGGTATCCGACTGACTGCAGGTGTGGCCTGTGGCTGTACCTGACTACTGCTGCTTCTCCTCGCCCCATCAGCCTCTTTGGGGACCACGACTCCACTGTTCTTCTTCTGCTTCCCACTGGTCCAGAAGGCTAagccacacaccaccaccaccagcgcCAGTATCACCACCTGGACATaagatacaaatcaaatcaagtccCATGCCCGGTTTTGGACTCTATCCTTCCTTCTTTTGGCATTATTTTACAATTGTTGCCAATTGCATTGTTGTTTCTATTTTCTTTTTTGAAGATAAACTTACTCTATGTAACATAGTTCATATGAGCGTACATGAGTTAATATCTTATTCAATTGATCCAGTAGGTCCTGTTTCTTCAGCTGAACTAAATACGTCACAATAAGATTGTCTATGACTGTTTTTTCAAATAATGTGTTTTGTTTGTGCCATTTTAAACATGCCCAGTACAGAAACATGCAGCACATACACATGACTTGGGACTCGTTGTGTATTGTACCTTCCTCTTGTAGATTCGGAATCTCATGATAGGCTGTCACCCCTTGGGCAGGGCGAGGAGTTGATTGTTGAGAAACACAGGTTTTCAAATGGTACTGCTGTGTTTGGCGgccaggcagagaggcaggcaggcttgGAAAACAACGGCTTCAAATTGTGTTTGTTGCTAACGCCTGTTGCTGGTTGCTAGAGCTAACTTTTGGAATGTAAACATGGGTTTTTGTCAAATATCAGTGATGCCAGGGGAGAGTTCCATAAGGCATGTTGGTCGCTAAGAGGCTGCAGGGTAGGGGTGTGCATGGAACCCACTGGAAGACAAAGAGAAAATAATGAAAGTAATTGTAGTATTTTTTATTGTGTGTACTAAACCAGCTTCCTTTACTAAATGCAACCCCCACATACATCATGTCAATAATAAAACACATCTGTTTTATTGGAGTACATAGATCTTTTCAGGTGAACAAAACAATGTTTTATGACAAAAGATTAGACAACCATCTGCAAAATGCATCACAGACAACACACTGACAAAAAATATTCCACAaaagcattcagaaagtattcagacccgttgacctTTTCaatattttgttaagttacagccgcATTCtaaaattcatttaaaaaaaatctcattattctacacacaacacaacataatgacatttttttgttgttg
This region includes:
- the LOC135505690 gene encoding alpha-1,6-mannosyl-glycoprotein 2-beta-N-acetylglucosaminyltransferase-like, coding for MRFRIYKRKVVILALVVVVCGLAFWTSGKQKKNSGVVVPKEADGARRSSSSQVQPQATPAVSRIPIVPPIAPVAPANDTQLENHSEKQLEKEKTLKPDVDNTTLVYRAIVFQLNFDQTVRHEERFRAVRKKDDLVVVVQVHNRPDYLRLLVESLRKARGVESILLIFSHDFWSPELNQVVASVDFCQVLQIFFPFSIQLYPQEFPGHDPRDCPRDIPKMDALKLGCINAEYPDSFGHYREAKFSQTKHHWWWKLHFVWDRVRALKDHRGLVLLIEEDHFLSPDFLHLLKLMSILKRENCPDCDILSLGSYGHISYASKSNKVEVKAWKSTEHNMGMALSRETYQKLLQCTDSFCTYDDYNWDWSLQHLTVTCLPSYWKVMVSEAPRVFHAGDCGMHHKKSVCMPSSQKSKIENILQSSSNQLFPKNLLITKRLPANGAGGVAPHVKNGGWGDIRDHELCKSYLRLQ